A stretch of Methanococcus voltae PS DNA encodes these proteins:
- a CDS encoding archease: MSGYEYFETMADIGITSYGETLEKAFENAGRGLFNIMVDIDKIDNKNALGKFQIASDDLLSLLYDYLTELLILHDSEFLLLSNFKINIESVVEEQDEDNNDESDTIENSNDVMNVTNMVNMDNKDSNEKFKEYYTLDCYYFGEEYDKAKHEAKEEVKAITYHKMNISNNEGEFKINFIVDL, from the coding sequence TTGAGCGGATACGAATATTTTGAAACTATGGCCGACATAGGTATTACATCTTACGGAGAAACCCTTGAAAAAGCTTTTGAAAACGCAGGTAGGGGATTATTTAACATTATGGTTGATATTGATAAAATCGATAATAAAAATGCACTGGGCAAATTTCAAATAGCTTCTGACGATTTACTAAGTTTATTGTACGATTACCTAACGGAATTGTTAATACTACACGATTCAGAATTTTTATTATTATCAAACTTTAAAATAAATATTGAATCAGTCGTAGAAGAGCAAGACGAGGATAATAATGACGAGTCAGATACTATCGAAAATTCAAACGATGTAATGAATGTAACTAATATGGTCAATATGGATAATAAGGACAGTAATGAAAAATTTAAAGAATATTATACTTTAGATTGCTATTATTTTGGTGAAGAATACGATAAAGCCAAACATGAGGCAAAAGAGGAAGTTAAGGCAATAACATATCATAAAATGAATATTTCAAATAACGAAGGAGAATTTAAAATAAATTTTATAGTTGACTTATAA
- the cutA gene encoding divalent cation tolerance protein CutA, translated as MILIYSTFPSLNSAKNVSELLLEKKLIYCANFWMHNSLYLGKTSENLDYNEKVLKEMEDGENRIITSYEVGVIYKTSPENWSELCGLFSEIHPYSTPILLKINVEDLNSEFGECLKNHGFK; from the coding sequence ATGATATTGATATATTCAACGTTTCCTAGTTTAAATTCTGCTAAAAATGTTTCTGAATTGTTACTTGAAAAAAAATTAATATACTGTGCTAATTTTTGGATGCATAACTCATTATATCTTGGTAAAACTTCTGAAAATTTGGATTATAATGAAAAAGTATTAAAAGAGATGGAAGACGGAGAAAATAGAATTATAACAAGTTATGAAGTGGGCGTAATTTATAAGACCTCTCCGGAAAATTGGTCTGAGTTATGTGGTCTTTTTAGTGAGATTCATCCCTATAGTACTCCAATATTACTTAAAATAAATGTGGAAGATTTAAATTCAGAATTTGGAGAATGTTTGAAAAATCACGGTTTTAAGTAA
- a CDS encoding carboxymuconolactone decarboxylase family protein yields MKQQVFYGKGMPLVKKENPELYDAIVALNDAVFNGKVLDYKTQKLIAIAITAASGDKRGTFKQIYSGMNHLAITHDEVMDALNMVLLTSGMPPFIKAVRILEKVEKEIEADKKQCKS; encoded by the coding sequence ATGAAGCAGCAAGTATTCTACGGTAAGGGAATGCCTCTAGTAAAAAAGGAAAACCCTGAGTTGTATGACGCAATAGTGGCTTTAAACGATGCAGTTTTTAATGGGAAAGTTTTGGACTACAAAACTCAAAAATTAATTGCTATAGCCATTACAGCAGCTAGCGGGGATAAAAGAGGAACTTTCAAACAAATATACAGTGGTATGAACCACCTTGCAATAACCCACGATGAAGTAATGGATGCTTTAAATATGGTTTTATTAACATCTGGAATGCCACCTTTTATTAAAGCAGTTAGAATTTTAGAAAAGGTGGAGAAAGAAATTGAAGCTGATAAAAAACAGTGCAAATCATAA
- the aroE gene encoding shikimate dehydrogenase — protein MLNSNLCNLLNSKTRILGVIGHPIAHSLSPIMHNSIIFKNKVNKLNSDAISKNIDTIEKLKEFKYLKSNLIDNLNYVYLAFDILPENLENMVYSAKILNIRGLNVTVPHKIDIMQYLDEIDEDAKKIGAVNTISFENGTSKGYNTDGLGFRKAIEELIETNNLNNSNEVKNKKILVLGAGGASRSICYEMSKDNFVTITNRTLEKAIALEKYLKSIGHKNVNSVKLDEFNDITNLLDYDIIVNTTSLGMHPNIDETVLNLSNLPENSLVGKFVVDIIYNPFETKFLKQASEKGAIIQNGLSMLVHQGAISFEIWTGIKPDVEIMKSSLLTKLNDKE, from the coding sequence ATGTTAAATAGCAATCTATGTAATTTATTAAATTCAAAAACTAGAATTCTAGGCGTAATTGGTCACCCAATTGCTCATTCGCTATCTCCTATTATGCACAATTCAATTATTTTTAAAAATAAGGTTAATAAATTAAATAGTGATGCTATTTCTAAAAATATTGATACCATCGAGAAATTAAAAGAATTTAAATACTTAAAAAGTAATTTAATTGATAATTTAAATTATGTATATCTTGCATTTGACATATTACCGGAAAATTTAGAAAATATGGTATATTCTGCAAAAATTTTAAACATTCGTGGCTTAAACGTTACAGTACCACATAAAATCGATATTATGCAGTATTTAGATGAAATAGATGAAGATGCCAAAAAGATAGGTGCAGTAAACACGATATCTTTTGAAAATGGCACTTCCAAGGGATATAACACCGATGGATTAGGATTTAGAAAAGCTATTGAAGAATTAATAGAAACTAATAACTTAAATAACTCTAATGAGGTTAAAAATAAAAAAATACTTGTTTTAGGTGCAGGTGGGGCTAGTAGGTCAATTTGTTACGAAATGTCGAAAGATAACTTTGTTACAATTACAAATAGAACTCTTGAAAAAGCAATAGCTCTTGAAAAATATTTAAAATCAATTGGACATAAAAATGTTAATTCGGTTAAATTAGACGAATTTAACGATATAACTAATTTATTGGATTACGATATTATCGTAAATACTACTTCGTTAGGAATGCACCCTAATATCGATGAAACAGTTCTTAACTTATCAAATTTACCGGAAAATTCACTCGTTGGGAAATTTGTAGTTGATATAATTTATAACCCATTTGAAACAAAATTTTTAAAACAAGCGTCTGAAAAAGGAGCCATTATCCAAAATGGTCTTAGTATGTTAGTACATCAGGGCGCCATTAGTTTTGAGATTTGGACTGGTATTAAACCGGATGTTGAAATCATGAAAAGTAGTTTACTTACTAAATTAAACGATAAAGAATAA
- a CDS encoding molybdenum cofactor biosynthesis protein MoaE, with protein sequence MIRVSEENFNTDLEVKKMLEKHPEIGGLVNFIGVVRNVGYKDGDEKEVDKLDFEGYIPMATKKLEELANKAMEQFKIIDVTMIHRIGTLKVGENIVLIVVGASHRKEAFLACEFLIDKLKEEVPIWKKEFAKDGSYWVEQH encoded by the coding sequence ATGATAAGAGTTTCTGAAGAAAATTTTAATACGGATTTAGAAGTTAAAAAAATGCTTGAAAAGCACCCTGAGATAGGAGGACTCGTAAATTTTATTGGCGTTGTTAGGAATGTAGGTTATAAAGACGGCGATGAAAAAGAAGTCGACAAATTAGATTTTGAAGGTTATATACCTATGGCAACTAAAAAGTTAGAAGAACTAGCCAATAAAGCTATGGAACAGTTTAAAATAATTGACGTGACAATGATACATAGGATAGGTACGTTAAAGGTGGGCGAAAATATCGTTTTAATCGTAGTTGGTGCATCACATAGAAAAGAAGCTTTTTTAGCATGTGAATTCTTGATAGATAAGCTTAAAGAAGAAGTGCCAATATGGAAAAAAGAATTTGCAAAAGATGGAAGTTATTGGGTAGAACAACATTAA
- a CDS encoding class II SORL domain-containing protein — MNKHVQTLKDGTDFEKKHVPMIECKDEVAVNELYEVKVHSAGVDHPMEDGHFIQYIELRIGDLTVYRGSMTQYVKPELTVTLKAPSEGHEGLKMKLKAFMFCNLHGLWTYEKEIAIKK; from the coding sequence ATGAATAAACATGTACAAACTCTTAAAGATGGAACTGATTTTGAAAAGAAGCACGTTCCAATGATAGAATGTAAGGACGAAGTCGCTGTTAATGAATTATATGAAGTAAAGGTACATAGTGCTGGTGTTGACCACCCTATGGAAGATGGTCACTTTATACAATACATAGAGCTTAGAATAGGTGACTTAACGGTCTATAGGGGCAGTATGACACAGTATGTTAAGCCTGAATTAACCGTAACCTTAAAAGCTCCTTCTGAGGGTCATGAAGGTTTAAAAATGAAGTTAAAGGCATTTATGTTCTGTAATTTACATGGTCTTTGGACTTATGAAAAAGAAATAGCCATAAAAAAATAA
- a CDS encoding heavy metal translocating P-type ATPase, whose translation MKIELQIFGMHCSSCASNIENNVLKLNGVNSIAINPVTEIGVIDYNENIVDLDAILDKVAELDFEYEIVNMDIDNLNVENSNKNIDNDNDNNKLSTEYGDKSDLENTGNDNNGVQNRGKIAIVNNTKKISLLISGMHCSMCASNIEKNVLKIDGVKYISINPVTEIARIEYDPKIANLDNITKVIEELGFGVKISEEDMPDNLLKTNNVENKENKENNENEYSNKLKKLKKSTESKNFAENTSENPEFSDNLDIAIISKNEDGSRTYKSKLPKPPKSKKELELEHKRLQIWVGVAFSLILIILSMVSMDATTKNFALLILSLFPMYYVALPIIQNGYTAIKHKYLNMNVMYTLGILASFLASVFATFGVLSPDFIVYSTPVMLATLLTLGKYLEGKAKGKTSKAIKELMSLQVKYAVIVEIENGVEKYSKVPVERIKKGDVVLVKSGEKIPVDGTVYNGSSYVDESSITGEPIPNAKHIGDSVIGGTINQEGVLQITAQKIGKDSLLAQIIEVVRQAQATKPNFQSIADRLVNYFIPAVFLLAVLFSGYWYLGGYGLLISASIFISVIVIACPCALGIAIPTAVTVGLGRAANLGILIKDTEVFELSNNINAVIFDKTGTLTEGKPSVTDYITDLHDEKFASYVVSMESNSSHPLGNAIVEYFKDNYESEMTEQMIKKVSDYQTIVGRGVEGKITDEGIVKSLLIGNKSLMDENNVPIPEKYLEKLNEYQENAQSIVLLAVDKEIKGLLAIADKLKPNAKLTISNLINIGISPYMVTGDNRKTASVIGNQLGIPEENIFSEILPNEKSEIVLKIREKLNKGVKYTTTPKTCILQDIPNDKIERNISNHKLKRVLFVGDGINDAPALSVSDIGVAMGSGTDIAIESGDVVLMNEDINSVYKFIKLSRRIYLQIKINLFWAIAYNSILIPIAGGLLLPFGIMFRPEYAAFAMTLSSLSVVGFTLMLRNYNPK comes from the coding sequence ATGAAAATAGAGTTACAAATATTTGGAATGCACTGTAGTAGTTGTGCATCAAATATCGAAAACAATGTTTTAAAGCTTAATGGGGTAAATTCTATAGCTATTAACCCAGTTACTGAAATAGGGGTTATAGACTATAATGAAAATATTGTCGATTTAGATGCTATACTAGATAAAGTCGCAGAGTTGGATTTTGAATACGAAATTGTAAATATGGATATTGATAATTTAAATGTAGAAAATAGCAATAAAAATATTGACAATGACAATGACAATAATAAATTATCGACGGAATATGGGGATAAATCAGACTTGGAAAATACTGGTAATGATAACAACGGCGTACAAAATAGGGGAAAAATTGCAATTGTTAACAATACCAAAAAGATATCCTTGTTAATTTCGGGTATGCACTGTAGTATGTGCGCATCAAATATCGAAAAAAATGTTTTAAAAATTGACGGGGTTAAATATATATCGATTAACCCAGTTACCGAAATTGCAAGAATTGAATATGACCCAAAAATTGCAAATTTAGACAATATAACAAAAGTTATTGAAGAATTAGGTTTTGGAGTCAAAATATCCGAAGAAGATATGCCTGATAATTTATTAAAAACTAATAATGTTGAAAATAAAGAGAATAAGGAAAATAACGAAAATGAATATTCAAATAAACTTAAAAAATTAAAAAAATCAACCGAATCTAAAAATTTCGCTGAAAATACTTCTGAAAACCCGGAATTTTCAGATAATTTAGATATTGCAATAATTTCTAAAAATGAAGATGGTTCAAGAACTTACAAGTCAAAATTACCAAAACCACCTAAAAGTAAAAAGGAGCTTGAATTAGAGCATAAGAGACTTCAAATTTGGGTAGGGGTGGCATTCTCATTAATTCTTATAATTTTAAGTATGGTATCGATGGATGCTACTACAAAGAATTTTGCATTATTGATATTGTCTTTATTCCCGATGTACTATGTAGCTTTACCGATAATTCAAAATGGTTACACTGCAATAAAGCATAAATACTTAAATATGAATGTAATGTATACCTTAGGTATTTTGGCGTCCTTTTTAGCGTCAGTTTTTGCAACATTTGGTGTTTTGTCACCAGATTTCATAGTTTACTCTACACCGGTTATGTTAGCAACATTATTAACACTCGGTAAATATCTTGAGGGTAAAGCTAAAGGTAAAACTTCGAAGGCAATTAAGGAACTAATGAGTTTACAAGTTAAATACGCGGTTATCGTAGAAATTGAAAACGGTGTAGAAAAATACTCTAAAGTGCCTGTGGAAAGAATAAAAAAAGGAGATGTTGTACTAGTTAAATCAGGTGAAAAAATACCTGTCGATGGTACGGTTTACAATGGAAGTAGTTACGTTGATGAATCTTCAATAACTGGGGAGCCAATACCGAATGCAAAACATATTGGGGATAGTGTTATTGGTGGTACCATTAATCAAGAAGGCGTTTTACAGATAACTGCTCAAAAAATTGGTAAAGATTCACTACTTGCACAGATAATCGAAGTAGTTAGACAAGCACAAGCAACCAAACCAAATTTCCAAAGTATAGCAGATAGGTTGGTTAACTATTTCATACCTGCTGTATTTTTATTGGCGGTTTTATTCTCTGGTTACTGGTATTTGGGCGGTTACGGGTTATTAATATCTGCATCAATATTCATATCAGTAATTGTTATCGCTTGCCCGTGCGCTTTAGGTATTGCGATTCCTACAGCTGTTACAGTAGGTTTGGGTCGTGCTGCAAATTTAGGTATACTTATAAAGGATACTGAAGTATTTGAATTATCAAATAACATCAATGCAGTAATATTCGATAAAACAGGTACTTTAACAGAAGGTAAACCGTCAGTAACGGATTATATAACTGATTTACATGATGAGAAGTTTGCAAGTTACGTAGTTTCAATGGAATCCAACTCTAGCCACCCTTTGGGTAATGCAATTGTTGAATATTTTAAAGATAACTATGAATCTGAAATGACTGAACAAATGATTAAAAAAGTTTCAGATTATCAAACAATCGTTGGAAGAGGGGTTGAAGGAAAAATAACCGATGAAGGTATCGTTAAAAGTTTACTGATTGGTAATAAATCATTAATGGATGAAAATAATGTACCCATTCCTGAAAAATACCTTGAAAAATTAAACGAATATCAAGAAAATGCTCAATCTATAGTATTATTGGCAGTGGATAAAGAAATTAAAGGTTTATTGGCAATAGCTGATAAATTAAAACCAAATGCAAAATTAACAATTTCTAATTTGATAAACATTGGTATTAGTCCATACATGGTTACAGGAGATAATAGAAAAACCGCCTCAGTAATTGGTAATCAACTAGGAATTCCAGAAGAAAATATATTTTCTGAAATTTTACCAAATGAGAAATCTGAAATTGTGTTAAAAATAAGGGAAAAATTAAATAAAGGAGTAAAGTATACCACTACTCCAAAAACTTGTATTTTACAAGATATTCCAAATGATAAAATTGAAAGAAATATTTCAAACCACAAATTAAAGAGAGTTTTATTTGTTGGTGACGGAATAAACGACGCTCCGGCTCTTTCAGTTTCAGATATTGGAGTAGCTATGGGTTCAGGTACTGATATCGCCATAGAAAGTGGTGACGTAGTTTTAATGAATGAAGATATTAATTCAGTTTATAAATTCATTAAATTAAGCAGAAGAATATATTTGCAAATTAAAATAAATTTATTCTGGGCAATTGCGTACAACTCGATATTAATACCAATTGCAGGTGGGTTATTACTACCATTCGGTATTATGTTTAGGCCAGAATATGCAGCATTTGCAATGACACTGAGCTCTTTATCTGTTGTAGGATTTACCTTAATGCTTAGAAACTACAATCCAAAATAA
- a CDS encoding L-serine ammonia-lyase, with the protein MDSLKELFKIGHGPSSSHTMGPQKAANEFKNYLIQTNIDVDYYDVELYGSLASTGKGHLTDKIIRYTLEPKTVNIFWKPEIVKKYHTNALKIKAIVTTADKKPNIVAEEIYYSIGGGTIVKDSEMTGKKDFKPYKRPVYPFDKMEDILSWCDENGKELWQYVEDFEESDIWDYLSGIWEVMQKSIENGLHKSGVLPGPLKLPRKAKRIYKQARMRKTRFSTNGKLYAYALAVAEENADGGVIVTAPTCGSSGIVPALLKVLEEEYSLSEDEILKALAIAGLVGNLVKENASISGAEVGCQGEVGTACAMAAAMASYILGGTNQQIEYAAEMALEHHLGMTCDPVGGYVQIPCIERNAVASVRALDSANFTLFTDGRHRVSLDQVIVTMKETGEDLKCGYKETSKAGLAKYYMNTEFEN; encoded by the coding sequence ATGGATTCTTTAAAAGAATTGTTTAAAATAGGTCACGGACCTTCAAGTAGCCATACAATGGGACCCCAAAAAGCAGCCAATGAGTTCAAAAACTATTTAATTCAAACTAACATAGACGTCGATTATTATGATGTAGAATTATATGGAAGTTTAGCATCTACAGGGAAAGGACACTTGACAGATAAAATTATAAGGTATACTTTAGAGCCTAAAACAGTAAATATCTTTTGGAAACCCGAAATAGTAAAAAAATATCATACAAACGCCTTAAAAATTAAGGCAATCGTTACAACTGCAGATAAAAAACCCAATATAGTTGCTGAAGAAATTTACTATTCAATTGGCGGGGGAACAATTGTAAAAGACTCGGAAATGACTGGAAAGAAAGATTTTAAACCATATAAAAGACCTGTATATCCTTTTGATAAAATGGAAGACATATTATCGTGGTGTGATGAAAATGGGAAAGAATTATGGCAATACGTAGAAGATTTTGAAGAAAGCGATATATGGGATTATTTGAGCGGTATATGGGAAGTTATGCAAAAATCCATTGAAAATGGATTGCATAAGTCTGGGGTATTACCTGGACCTTTAAAATTACCACGTAAAGCAAAAAGAATATATAAACAAGCTAGAATGAGAAAAACACGTTTTTCAACGAATGGAAAGCTATATGCTTATGCTTTGGCAGTTGCTGAAGAAAATGCCGACGGTGGTGTAATTGTTACAGCACCTACTTGCGGGTCTTCAGGGATAGTTCCTGCTCTATTAAAGGTTTTAGAGGAAGAATATAGCCTTAGCGAAGATGAAATTTTGAAAGCTCTTGCTATTGCGGGCTTAGTTGGAAATTTGGTTAAAGAGAATGCGTCCATTTCTGGTGCCGAAGTTGGGTGTCAAGGTGAAGTTGGGACGGCTTGTGCCATGGCTGCAGCTATGGCGTCATACATACTTGGAGGTACAAACCAACAAATTGAATATGCTGCCGAAATGGCTCTTGAACATCATTTGGGCATGACTTGTGACCCCGTAGGCGGATATGTACAGATACCTTGTATTGAAAGAAACGCTGTGGCTTCAGTACGGGCTTTGGACTCTGCAAACTTTACATTATTTACTGATGGACGCCATAGGGTTAGTTTAGACCAAGTTATCGTAACGATGAAAGAAACGGGTGAAGATTTAAAATGCGGGTATAAAGAAACTTCAAAAGCAGGTTTAGCTAAGTATTATATGAATACAGAATTTGAAAATTAG
- a CDS encoding rubredoxin-like domain-containing protein: MTWWKCSNCGYIFEGDEVPDQCPNCGEKCTFYDVSCYTPECGFCGVDPKIAGRRQEESRL, from the coding sequence ATGACTTGGTGGAAATGTTCAAACTGTGGATATATATTCGAAGGTGATGAAGTACCTGACCAATGTCCAAATTGTGGGGAAAAATGTACTTTCTATGACGTATCGTGTTATACGCCAGAATGTGGTTTTTGTGGGGTTGACCCAAAAATTGCAGGCAGAAGACAAGAAGAAAGTAGACTTTAA
- a CDS encoding FprA family A-type flavoprotein, with product MKITDRVYYVGVVDWKANHFHGFDIQGTSYNSYLILDDKKVIIDAVKKEYYPTFIENIAKIINPKKIDYIIVNHAEMDHSSSLEYLVKDTGAKVVLNKVTKEYLDKMYDTTDWHFMVVDSNETLDIGERTLKFIRTPMLHWTDNMVTYSSDGILYSNDAFGQHLATSERFADQIDGGGRSFYEAKDYFASIILPYRMFVGSVLEELSQYDINYICPAHGTVWRGDLIDDIIYKYALWSSDVPKNKAVILYGTMYESTEKIAYALADGLVNAGVTVRILNTESPVNKIMNELMDARYVLIGSPTMNANIYPPVRNILSWLEDLKPIDKVGVAFGSYGWVECATGHIYETFKKLNYKIVDDECLKIQFIPSVEELRECREFGRKLGSTNNKN from the coding sequence ATGAAAATTACTGACAGAGTCTATTATGTAGGCGTCGTAGATTGGAAAGCAAACCATTTTCACGGTTTTGACATACAAGGTACGAGCTACAACTCTTATTTAATACTCGATGATAAAAAAGTTATAATAGATGCAGTAAAAAAAGAATACTACCCCACATTTATAGAAAATATTGCTAAAATAATAAATCCTAAGAAAATTGATTATATTATAGTTAATCACGCGGAAATGGACCATAGTAGTAGTTTAGAGTATTTAGTTAAGGATACTGGCGCTAAAGTTGTATTAAATAAAGTTACAAAAGAATATTTGGATAAAATGTATGATACGACAGATTGGCACTTCATGGTTGTAGATTCTAATGAGACTTTGGATATAGGAGAAAGGACTTTAAAATTCATAAGAACGCCAATGTTGCATTGGACTGATAACATGGTTACCTACTCGAGTGATGGAATACTCTATTCAAATGACGCTTTTGGTCAACATTTAGCGACTTCAGAAAGGTTTGCCGACCAAATTGATGGTGGAGGTAGGTCATTCTACGAAGCTAAGGATTATTTTGCTTCTATTATTTTACCATATCGTATGTTTGTAGGTTCAGTATTAGAAGAATTATCGCAATATGACATAAATTACATATGCCCCGCTCACGGTACGGTTTGGAGGGGCGATTTAATCGATGATATAATCTACAAATATGCTCTTTGGAGTTCGGATGTCCCAAAAAATAAGGCAGTAATTTTATATGGTACTATGTACGAATCTACTGAAAAAATAGCTTACGCACTCGCAGACGGATTGGTAAATGCAGGCGTGACCGTTAGGATATTAAATACTGAGTCCCCAGTAAATAAGATTATGAATGAGCTCATGGATGCTCGTTATGTACTTATTGGTTCTCCAACGATGAATGCAAATATATATCCGCCAGTAAGGAATATATTATCTTGGTTAGAAGATTTAAAACCTATTGATAAAGTAGGTGTCGCTTTTGGTTCTTATGGATGGGTAGAATGCGCAACTGGGCATATTTATGAAACCTTCAAAAAATTAAATTATAAAATTGTAGATGACGAATGTTTAAAAATACAATTTATTCCGTCAGTAGAAGAACTAAGGGAATGTCGTGAATTTGGAAGAAAATTGGGTAGTACTAACAATAAAAATTAA